Genomic DNA from Salinibacter pepae:
TTCGGCCCCCACGCGGACAATGCCCCGCTCGTCGAGGTCCTTCGTCGCCTCCTCGCTCACGTTCGGAATCTCGCGGGTCAGTTCCTCCTCACCGCGCTTCGTGTCGCGCACCTCGTGCTCAAACTCCTCGATGTGGACCGAGGTGTACACGTCGTCGGCCACGAGGCGCTCGCTGATCACGATGGCGTCCTCGTAGTTGTACCCGTGCCAGGGCATGAAGGCACAGAGCACGTTCTTGCCGAGGGCAAGCTCGCCCTTCTCCATCGCGAAGCCGTCGGTGAGGACCTCGCCCTCCTCCACGCGGTCGCCCGCCTGGACGATGGGCTTCTGGTTCATGCACGTGCCCTGGTTGGTCCGGCGGAACTTGGTCAGCTCGTACTCCTGAACCGGCTCGCCGAAGGTCAGGTCGGTCTTGTCCTGCTCTTCGTCGTAGCGCACGACGAGGCGCTCCGCGTCTACGTACTCGACGACGCCCTCGCCCTCGGCCACCACGCAGGAGCGGGAGTCCTTCGCCACCCGTCCCTCGAGACCGGTCCCGACGATCGGGGAGTCGCTTCGGAGCAGCGGCACACCCTGCCGCTGCATGTTCGATCCCATCAGCGCGCGGTTCGCGTCGTTGTGGGAGAGGAACGGCACGAGGCTGGCCGACGGCGAGACGATCTGGTTCGGCGCCACGTCCATGTAGTCGACCTCCTCCGGCTCGACGATGGGGAAGTCTCCCTGGTGCCGGCAGCGCACCTCGTCGCGCTCGAAGTGCCCGTCGTCGTCGATTGGGGCGTTGGCCTGGGCCACCGTGGCCTGGTCCTCCTCTTCGGCCGAGAGGTATTCGACCCGGTCGGTCACCCGGCCGTCCTCCACCACGCGGTAGGGGGTTTCCAGGAAGCCAAAGTCGTTGATCGTGGAGTGGACGCAGAGGGACAGCATCAGCCCGATGTTCGGCCCCTCCGGTGTCTCGATGGGACAGAGCCGCCCGTAGTGCGTGTGGTGGACGTCTCGAACCTCGAACCCGGCCCGTTCGCGGGTCAGCCCGCCCGGCCCCAGCGCCGACATGCGGCGCTTGTGGGTCATCTCGGCCAGGGCGTTGGTCTGGTCCATGAACTGGCTGAGCTGGTTGGTCCCGAAGAACGTGTTGATCACGCTCTCAATGGTCCGGGCGTTCACCAGGTCCTTCGGCGTAAACTTGTCGGCGTCCCGCAGATTCATGCGCTCCTTGATGGTCCGCGCCATGCGGGCCAGGCCCAGGGAGAACTGGGACCCAAGCTGCTCGCCAACGGACTTCACGCGGCGGTTGCTGAGGTGGTCGATGTCGTCGGCCGTGCTCTCTCCATTCTGGAGCCGAATGAGCTCACGGACGATGCCGACCACGTCCTCCTTCGTGAGGACCTTCTCGTCGGTGTCCACGTCGACGTCCAGCCGGGCGTTCATGCGGTGACGCCCCACATCGCCCAGGTCATAACGGTCCTCGTTGAAGAAGAGTCGCTCAAGGGCCTCCCGGGCGGAGTCGAGATCGGGCGCTTCGCTCCCGCGCAGCTTCTCGTAGATGACCTCAAGGGCCTCCTCCTCTGTGTGGGAGGCGTCCTTCTGGAGGGTTTCCACGAGCGTACTCTTGTCGAGTGCCTCGTCCTCAACATCCTCTCGCACGAGATAGAGGCGGCTCACGTCGTACTCGTCGAGCTCCTCCCAATCCCCCTCCTCCAGCTCGTGCTCGGCGGGCAGCAGCACCTCGCGCTCCATCTCTTCGTCGACCACTTCTCCGGTGTCCTCGTCGACAATCTCGATCGTCTTCTCGATCGTGACGCTTGTTGCGAGCTCGCGGCCGAGGTGCTCTTCGAACTCGTCTTGGTCGCCGATGTCAACCGCGTCGGCCAGGTCGAACATCTTCACGATCTCCTCGTCGCTGGAGAAGCCCAGCGCACGAAGCAGCGTGGTGACGGGCACCTTCTTCTTGCGGTCGACATAGGCCCACAGCACGTCACGGACGTCCGTGGAGAACTCCATCCACGACCCGCGGAAGGGAATCACGCGGGCGCTGAACAGCTCCGTGCCGTTCGAGTGAATCTCCTTCTCGAAGAACGCACCGGGGCTGCGGTGGAGCTGGGAGACGATTACCCGTTCGGCTCCGTTCACGATGAACGTCCCGCGGTCGGTCATGAACGGAAGCGTCCCCAGGTATACCTCCTGCTCGATCGCCTCGATCGCCTCTTCGCCCCCTTCCTCCTCCTTGCTCGTGAGACGGAGGGTGGCCTTTAGGGGAATCGAGTACGTGAGGCCCTGCGCGATGCACTCCTCAACCGTGTGCTTCGGGGCGTCGAGCTCGTAGTTGACGAACTCAAGGGTGTAGCGGTCCCGGTTGTCCTTGATCGGGAAGTGCTCGTTGAAGACCGCCTGGAGGCCAACGTCCTCCCGGTCGGCGGGCGGCACGTCGTCCTGCACAAAGTCGTGGAACGTCTTCAGCTGGACGTCCAGGAAGTCCGGATAATCCCACACCTCCGGAATGTCCGCAAAGCTTTCGCGCGGATCCGGGTCCACAAGGTGACCGGGGGTGGTGATGTCTCCGTTTAAAAAGGTCGGCATAGGCTGTAGGTATCGCTCGCGTGAATATACTGCGTTCGCAAAACATCCGACACGCCGGACGGCACGGGTGCGAACACCGTGCGTGGGGCCTCGGAAGCAGGGGGAGTCATGTCTGTCGTCGGGGGGCGCAGGCACGTGAGCCACCGGTCAAACCACAAGCCGCCGTTCCGGTGCTCGGTACGTCAGGATGCGCAGCGCCGTTCTGCGACCGGCCTTGCAGGCTCATTCGCGACAGTCCACGAGTCGGGCTCAAAGATGGAGAAGACGACCGCCGGAACCACCGCTTCCGGCATGAGACACAGGCCCTGGCTGAGCAAGAGGCCCCGCGGGCAAGGCTCACCCGAGAAAGTACACTCAGACAGGACGGCATCTACGGTCGTCCGTGACGGTTTGTTTCAGGGCCGCCCTTCAGGTTTTCGGGGGATTCCCCCCAAAGAAGCCAAAGGCCAATCCCGAGCACGTTCGGGACGGGACCCGAATCGTCCAGGATCGGCCTTCGCGGGCAAGAAGCCTCTCACCGGCGCGACAGGGCTCGTCTCCGCCCGGTCTTGGCTTTGCTCATTCATGTGGAGGCAGGCGCCTACTGGAGCTCAACCTCGCCCCCGGCGTCTTCAATCTGCGCCTTGAGGTCGTCGGCCTCCTCCCGGGAAACGCCTTCGCTCACCGGATTCGGTGCCTCGTCCACGAGCGACTTGGCCTCCTTGAGGCCCATGCCCGTGATGGAGCGGACCTCTTTAATAACCTGAATCTTGTTGCCCCCAATGCCGGTGAGCACAACGTCGAATGCCGTCTGCTCTTCCTCCTCGGCATCTCCGTCGGCACCGCCTCCGCCATCGGCCGCCACGGCAACTCCCGCCGAGGCCGGCTGGATGTCGTATTCCTCTTCAAGATGATTCGCGAGCTCGTTGGCTTCCTGGATGGTAAGCCCAACAAGCTGTTCGGCGAGTTCTTCGATGTCAGCCATAGGTTTGATTGTGTAGTTGGTCCTGCGGCGGTCTTGGCGCCGACCACAATCGGCGCTGCGCCGCGAATTAAGGCGAGTGTGGATGGTCGGGACGCCGGTGGACTGAACCTCGTTTGTGAGGCCGGAACGCCACCTGCGCTACTCGTCTTCCTCTTCGTCCGCGAGGGACTGGAGCAGGCCGGACAGACGCTGCCCGGGCCCCTGGAGGCCGCCGACCAGGTTCTGGGCCGGTGCCAGCAGGCGACCAATGACCTCCCCGATCAGCTCCTCGCGCGACTTCAGCTCCGCAAGCGTGTCGAGCGCCTCCGGATCGTCGTACATGTCGCCCTCAATCCAGGCGACCTTCAATTCCGGGCGGCCCAGCTCTTCCTCCTCCAAAAAGTCCTGGAGAACCCGAGCGGGCTTGGCCGGGTCTTCGCTGAAGGCGATGGCCGTAGGCCCCGCAAAAAACTCTTCCAGGGCGTCCTTCCCCTCGATGCGATCAAGGGCGAGGCGGGCCAGGGTGTTCTTGGTAACCTGATACTCGACGCCCGCCTCCCGAAAGCGCCCCCGGAGGTCGTTCGACTGGGCGACGGTCAGGCCCTCAAAGTTGGTTAGGTAGATAATCGGGTACTCGTTGAGCTTCTCCCCGATCTCTTCGATGATTTCGGCTTTCTCGGCTCGGTTCTTCGACATGGAATGGGCAAGTTGGTCGGTGTGCAACGACGACGGCCAGGGGCGACGGGGCTACCGGGCTTCACTGAGCACGGAGCTCCGCTCCACACGCACCGGCGGCCCCATCGTGGCCGACAGCGTGATCGAGCGCAGGTAGAGCCCACCCGCCGAGGCCGGCCGGAGCCGAATGACCTCGCGGAGGAGCGCCTGGGCGTTCTCGTACAGCTCGTCGGGGGAAAAGGACGCCTTTCCGATGGGGGTGTGCAGGTTGCCACTCTGATCGACACGGAACTCAATCTTTCCGGCCTTGATCTCTTCGATCGCGTCGGCCACGTCCATCGTGACGGTTCCGCTTTTTGGGTTCGGCATGAGGCCGCGCGGGCCCAGAATGCGCCCGAGCTGCCCCACCTGCCCCATGACGTCCGGCGTGGCAATGGCCACGTCAAAGTCGAGCCAGTTTTCCTCCTCGATGCGCTCGATGTATTCGTCGAGCCCCACGTAGTCGGCGCCTGCCTCCTCGGCCTCCTGCTGCTTGCCCTCACTGGCCAATACCAGCACGGTGACTTCTCGGCCGGTGCCGTTGGGAAGGGTGATCGACCCTCGCACCATCTGGTCGGCGTGCTGCGGGTCGACGCCGAGACGAAGGTCGAGGTCAATCGACTCGTCGAAATTGGCGGTTGCGGTTTCTTTCGCCAACTCTGCGGCCTCTCGCAGCTTCACAGGATCGCCCTGCTCCTCCACGAGCTCGTTGGCGTCTTGGTATCGTTTGCCTTCAATGTTTGCCATAACAGATGCGGTTGTGTGGTACGGACGTCCCCCCGATCGGTACCGAGGCGACTCCCACGTGAACAACGAATGCGGCGACAATACGGATCGGAGCGGTCGTCCCCCAAGAGGTCGTCCCCTAAGAGGACGGGGGGCCTACTCGTGGGCCGGCCTGCCCTCGACGGTAATTCCCATGGACCGGGCCGTGCCCGCCACCATGCTCGCCCCCTTCTCCACGGTGTGGGCGTTCAGGTCCTGAAGCTTCTGGTCGGCAATGTCCAGGCAATCGTCCCAGGTGACCGTGCCGGCATCGTCCCGAAGCGGGTCGCCCGCGGCGGTTTCGATGTCGGCCTTCTGCTTCAGAAGAACGGATGCCGGCGGGCTCTTGACGATGAAGTCAAAGGAGCGGTCGGCGTACACCGTAATCTCGACCGGGAGGAGCGTCCCCATCCGGTCTTCGGTGCGGGAGTTGAATGCCTTGCAGAACTCCATGATGTTCACGCCGTGCTGCCCGAGGGCCGGGCCGATGGGCGGGGCGGGGTTGGCCTGTCCGCCCTTGATTTGAAGCTTGATGGTTTGTTCGACCGGTGCTGCCATGTGCGTATGGGCGGTACAAACGTCGCCCGATGGGAGTCGGGCCCACTTCCGCCGGTTTGTTCGAGAAACACGAGAAAGGGCGACGGCTCCAGTGGCGCCGTCATTGCGAAGTGTGCGTTTACTCTTCGTGCTCGACCTGCAGGTAGTCGAGCTCAACAGGGGTCTTCCGCCCGAAGATGGAGACCATCACCTTGACCTTCATCTGATCGGGGTAGACGTCTTCTACAATCCCGTTGAAGCTGTCGAAGGGCCCGTCCACCACCTTCACCGGATCGCCCACCTTGAACGGCATTTCGGGCTGCTCCCCCATCTCCTCCGCACGATCCATCTTGCCGAGGATGCGCTTGATCTCCTCCTCGCGGAGCTGGGTCGGTTCGTCTCCGGTTCCTGTCGTCAAGAACCCGATCACCGACGGAAGATCCTCGGCAAGGTCGCGAAGGTCGGATGTGAGGGTGCAGTTGAGGAGGATGTATCCGGGAAAGAATGTTTTCTCTTTTGTCTTCTTCTCTCCCCCTTTCATTTCGAAGACCGTCTCCGTGGGAATCAGGATTTCCTCCACCTGATCCTCAAGCCCAATCCGCTCGATCTCACTTTCCAGGTACCGACGCACCTTTTTCTCATGGTTCGAGAACGTGCGGAGCACGTACCAGGTGTCTGTCTCTGTGTCTTCAGCCATAGCGGATGTCAAATGCCTGCAGCAGTCGATGCGCGGCCCACCATTTTGGGTTATACCCGGTAGAGGATCTCCAGGATTCGCTGGATGACCTGGTCGGCCAGAAATATAAATCCGGAGACGATCAGTGTGGCGACGATCGTGATGAGCGTGCTACTGATCAGTTCGTCACGGCCGGGCCAGTTCACCTTCTCCATCTCCGCAACGACGTTTTTCAGGTACTCACGTATCCAGGTCATGGGCAAAGAGTCAGATGAGCAGACCGTGGCCTGCGACAGAACGCGCTCGTCGGAGCGGCTTGCCAACACGAGAAAGGCCGATTCGAATGGGCATTTACCCGACCCGTAGTGCGGCACGGACGGGAGGACTCGAACCCCCAACCGGCGGATTTGGAGTCCGCTGCTCTCCCAGTTGAGCTACGTCCGCGAATGCGGTGTGGGGAACGCCTCGTCGGTGCGGCCCGCCCAGGGTCGGTGGACGAAACGCATCGAGGACCGCCCCGACACCGAAAGTGCCCTAGTCCAGGATGTCGGTCACCACCCCGGCGCCGACCGTGTGCCCC
This window encodes:
- the secE gene encoding preprotein translocase subunit SecE, with translation MTWIREYLKNVVAEMEKVNWPGRDELISSTLITIVATLIVSGFIFLADQVIQRILEILYRV
- the rplJ gene encoding 50S ribosomal protein L10 is translated as MSKNRAEKAEIIEEIGEKLNEYPIIYLTNFEGLTVAQSNDLRGRFREAGVEYQVTKNTLARLALDRIEGKDALEEFFAGPTAIAFSEDPAKPARVLQDFLEEEELGRPELKVAWIEGDMYDDPEALDTLAELKSREELIGEVIGRLLAPAQNLVGGLQGPGQRLSGLLQSLADEEEDE
- the rplL gene encoding 50S ribosomal protein L7/L12 — protein: MADIEELAEQLVGLTIQEANELANHLEEEYDIQPASAGVAVAADGGGGADGDAEEEEQTAFDVVLTGIGGNKIQVIKEVRSITGMGLKEAKSLVDEAPNPVSEGVSREEADDLKAQIEDAGGEVELQ
- the rpoB gene encoding DNA-directed RNA polymerase subunit beta, whose product is MPTFLNGDITTPGHLVDPDPRESFADIPEVWDYPDFLDVQLKTFHDFVQDDVPPADREDVGLQAVFNEHFPIKDNRDRYTLEFVNYELDAPKHTVEECIAQGLTYSIPLKATLRLTSKEEEGGEEAIEAIEQEVYLGTLPFMTDRGTFIVNGAERVIVSQLHRSPGAFFEKEIHSNGTELFSARVIPFRGSWMEFSTDVRDVLWAYVDRKKKVPVTTLLRALGFSSDEEIVKMFDLADAVDIGDQDEFEEHLGRELATSVTIEKTIEIVDEDTGEVVDEEMEREVLLPAEHELEEGDWEELDEYDVSRLYLVREDVEDEALDKSTLVETLQKDASHTEEEALEVIYEKLRGSEAPDLDSAREALERLFFNEDRYDLGDVGRHRMNARLDVDVDTDEKVLTKEDVVGIVRELIRLQNGESTADDIDHLSNRRVKSVGEQLGSQFSLGLARMARTIKERMNLRDADKFTPKDLVNARTIESVINTFFGTNQLSQFMDQTNALAEMTHKRRMSALGPGGLTRERAGFEVRDVHHTHYGRLCPIETPEGPNIGLMLSLCVHSTINDFGFLETPYRVVEDGRVTDRVEYLSAEEEDQATVAQANAPIDDDGHFERDEVRCRHQGDFPIVEPEEVDYMDVAPNQIVSPSASLVPFLSHNDANRALMGSNMQRQGVPLLRSDSPIVGTGLEGRVAKDSRSCVVAEGEGVVEYVDAERLVVRYDEEQDKTDLTFGEPVQEYELTKFRRTNQGTCMNQKPIVQAGDRVEEGEVLTDGFAMEKGELALGKNVLCAFMPWHGYNYEDAIVISERLVADDVYTSVHIEEFEHEVRDTKRGEEELTREIPNVSEEATKDLDERGIVRVGAEITPGDIIVGKITPKGETDPTPEEKLLRAIFGDKAGDVKDASLKAKPGMEGGVVIDTRLFSRRELDPASKKMEEKRLENIESDHERKLDDLNERFWEKFFALVEDATSAGLEDREGEVLLTEGAAFEEDAFDEVDPSDLSTRAEFTEDEELNGQISTLLRNYKSRRRDIEGTTKRQKHQVEMGDELPSGVVQMAKVYVARKKKIEVGDKMAGRHGNKGVIAKIAPVEDMPFLDDGTPVDLVLNPLGVPSRMNLGQIYETLLGWAGDRLGVKYATPIFDGASLEDVGDELEKAGLPRDGKVQLYDGRTGEPFDEKTTVGQIYMMKLEHLVEDKMHARSIGPYSLITQQPLGGKAQFGGQRLGEMEVWALYAYGASNTLQEMLTFKSDDVEGRSEAYESIVKGENLPSPGVPESFNVLVRELQGLGLEVTLD
- the rplA gene encoding 50S ribosomal protein L1; this encodes MANIEGKRYQDANELVEEQGDPVKLREAAELAKETATANFDESIDLDLRLGVDPQHADQMVRGSITLPNGTGREVTVLVLASEGKQQEAEEAGADYVGLDEYIERIEEENWLDFDVAIATPDVMGQVGQLGRILGPRGLMPNPKSGTVTMDVADAIEEIKAGKIEFRVDQSGNLHTPIGKASFSPDELYENAQALLREVIRLRPASAGGLYLRSITLSATMGPPVRVERSSVLSEAR
- the nusG gene encoding transcription termination/antitermination protein NusG, with the translated sequence MAEDTETDTWYVLRTFSNHEKKVRRYLESEIERIGLEDQVEEILIPTETVFEMKGGEKKTKEKTFFPGYILLNCTLTSDLRDLAEDLPSVIGFLTTGTGDEPTQLREEEIKRILGKMDRAEEMGEQPEMPFKVGDPVKVVDGPFDSFNGIVEDVYPDQMKVKVMVSIFGRKTPVELDYLQVEHEE
- the rplK gene encoding 50S ribosomal protein L11, which gives rise to MAAPVEQTIKLQIKGGQANPAPPIGPALGQHGVNIMEFCKAFNSRTEDRMGTLLPVEITVYADRSFDFIVKSPPASVLLKQKADIETAAGDPLRDDAGTVTWDDCLDIADQKLQDLNAHTVEKGASMVAGTARSMGITVEGRPAHE